The Halobacillus amylolyticus nucleotide sequence CAAAAAACTTCGAAGGATCGTTAAATGCTGAACGCGGGGCATTCCACGTTGTTGAGAACATATATCTCTTCCCATCCAACAATCCACCCGTTCCGTAATCACCTTGGTTCCCTTCGAAAAATACACCATACTCATGAACTGTATCAAAATATTTCTTAAAAAGTGCGGGAACACTATAGCAATAGATGGGGGTTTGGTAAATCACGATATCCGCCCACTTTACCTTCCCTTGTTCCTTTTTCACATTGTAGCCTTCTTGGATCACGGTTGTTTGGATCTCATATTTCTGCTTTAACTTTTCAACCATATAATTAAAAAGTGTTTGATTGAGATCTCCTTTTGAATGGTTATAATGTTCGTGTCCATTAATGATAAGTATGTTCACGCCTATCCCCCAAGCACATTTAGGTAGCTGCTTTATTCATACCCCATTATGTCACTTCCTAATAATAACAAGCATGCTCCTTTGAGGAACATGCTTGTTATTATTGATCGAGAGCTTTTCCTGCAAGCATCCTGATTACGGCATCGTCCATTGGTGGATTATGAAGTCCTGCACGTACATCTCGATAGTACTTTTCAAATGGCTGCTGTTTAGAAAGCCCCCGTCCGCCAGCAATCCGCATCGCTAAATCAACGACTTCATTTGCTGTGTTCGTAACAGCAAGCTTCACTGCAGCAAGATCTGCCCCCATTTCTGATCGCTTCTCTGGTTCCTCATCCCATTTTCTCGCCGTTGCGTACATAAAGCTATGAGCCTGCATAAGTTTCCATTCCATCTCACCAACCTTATCTCTAATGTGTCCTACTTCTGAGATCGTCGTATCAAGACTATTCGGCTGGAAGGTGGTTGCAAATTCAATGCTTTTATTTCTTGCCGCTACAGCAATCCCCAGATAACAAGCAGGTATATGCAGCAACCAGCCTTTCGGAGAAGGCTTTACTTCCCCTTTTAGTTCTACTAAATCATTCTCACTTACTTCTACCTCCTCAAGGACTAAATCATCACTTTCCGTGCCTCGCATCCCTAACGTATCCCACGTCTTATCAACATGAAGACCAGGCTGATGCCGATCCACTAAAAACCAGCCAACATTATCTAAGTCTTCAACATAGGCAGACACAATATAATAATCGAGATGATCCGCCATTGAGGCAAAAGTTTTTCTTCCTGACAACACGTACCGATCATTCCGTCTCACTGCTGTTGTTTCAGGAACTCCCCCTCTTGTCGGGCTTCCTGTTGCTGCCTCTGATGCAATGCGATTCACGACCTTTTGCTCGTTTGCTACCTCATATGCTAATCGCTCAAAAGCTTCTTCTTTCCAAGGGTTATCCTCACTTAGTTCCATCATAATCCCAAGGTGCCACCCCATCGATAAAGCGGTTGATCCATCACCTTCCGCAATGGTTTCTTGTAATAATAGAAATTCATATAGGGATAGATCTTCTCCACCATACTTAGCAGGTAAACTAAGAGATGGATATTTCTCTTGCTTGATTACTTTTAATGTTTGATCAGAAAAGGCAGCATCCCGATCCGTTTCCATCACATGGGAACGAGCTTCATCAGCAATGATGGAGGCTTTCTCAATAAGCCGACGCTGTCTCTCGTTTTTCACCAATGACTGTAATAAATCATTCACTACACTCACTCCCTCATTCCATCGTTCTTAAATCATACTAAATGAGTCGGCTTTATGCGAATCATTTTGTTTGAATGTTTATTAGAGTCTCCTCATAAGCTCTTATAAAACAAGCTCTTTACAAAACTATTACAAACTGACTACGTATTTAAAGGAAATCGGAGTTGTGGCTAATAAATTTCATGTAACAAGCATATATTCAATATAATCGGAAAATTTAGAGTTTGCTGTTTTTTTAGAACGTTGGTACGATTAGCAGTACTTATCTAGACACCCTGCCCTATGACTGAGGCACCACATCACATCTTAATACTTAAGTTTTAATAAATCCAAGGAGGTCAATATGAAGAAAAAATTATTATCAATTATTATGATTGCATTATCCGTATTACTATTAGCAGCTTGTGGATCTGAGGAAACCAACAGCAGCGGCGATAGCGGAGATTCCGCCCTTGCTAAAGTCAAGGATCAAGGCTATGTTACTGTTGGCTTTGCTAACGAAGCACCTTATGCCTATAAAGAGGGCGATGAACTTAAAGGTGTCGCAGTTGAAATTGCTAAAGCAGCCTTTGCAAATATGGGAGTAGACGAGGTTAGAGGGGAAATCGCGGAATGGAAACAACTCATTCCAGGTGTGAAGACAGGGAAATTTGATGTTATTACTGCTGCGATGGCCATTTTGCCAAACCGCTGCGAGCAGGTAGACTTCGCTATGCCAGGTATTAAATATGGTGAAGGTATGGTTGTAGAAAAAGGCAACCCTCAAGGTTTAACTAGTTATGCAGATATTGCTAGTAATGAAGATGTAACGGTTGCTGTTATGTCAGGTGCAACTGAAGTTGACTTTCTGAAAAGTGCGGGTGTAAGTGAGGGACAGATCGAAACTTATCCTGACATTGCTGCTACACTTGACGCCGTTAAAACAGGCCGTGCTCAAGCTACCACAGCAACTGAGTTAACTGTTAAGAAAGCAATGAAATCAACAGGTGGAGATTCATTAGAGTATGTGGAAGATTTCCAACAACCCGATGTAGATGGAGTTCCGAGTTATGGAGCAGCTGCCTTCGAACAAGATGCTGATGACCTTCGTGAAGCATATAATGAGGAGCTTGCGAAAATGAAAGAGAGCGGTGAGCTTGCAGAGATTGTTAATTCCGTAGAATTCTTCGGCGACGGTAATCTCATCACAGAAGACATAACAGTTGAAGAGCTTTGTAAAGGGTAAATAAAGAATCTGAAAGGCACCCGACTTCGGGTGCCTTTTTTAACAACAAAAGCGCAACTGTTTTGAAATCAAAAAGAAAGGGTGAGCTCAGATTAGCAACTATATTGATATAATACCTGTCCTATTAGAAGGGTTAGATATAACAATAACCGTATTAATCGGATCAGCTATTTTTGGCTATCTCATCGCATTCTTAGCCGGTTTCGGAAGACTTTCCAAAAACTTCATTATTCGTAACTTTACCGCGGTCTACATTGAAATATTTCGTGGCACCTCTCTTGTTGTACAATTGTTCTGGTTTTTCTATGTCCTACCAGGTCTATTAGGCAT carries:
- a CDS encoding acyl-CoA dehydrogenase family protein, coding for MNDLLQSLVKNERQRRLIEKASIIADEARSHVMETDRDAAFSDQTLKVIKQEKYPSLSLPAKYGGEDLSLYEFLLLQETIAEGDGSTALSMGWHLGIMMELSEDNPWKEEAFERLAYEVANEQKVVNRIASEAATGSPTRGGVPETTAVRRNDRYVLSGRKTFASMADHLDYYIVSAYVEDLDNVGWFLVDRHQPGLHVDKTWDTLGMRGTESDDLVLEEVEVSENDLVELKGEVKPSPKGWLLHIPACYLGIAVAARNKSIEFATTFQPNSLDTTISEVGHIRDKVGEMEWKLMQAHSFMYATARKWDEEPEKRSEMGADLAAVKLAVTNTANEVVDLAMRIAGGRGLSKQQPFEKYYRDVRAGLHNPPMDDAVIRMLAGKALDQ
- the ehuB gene encoding ectoine/hydroxyectoine ABC transporter substrate-binding protein EhuB; this encodes MKKKLLSIIMIALSVLLLAACGSEETNSSGDSGDSALAKVKDQGYVTVGFANEAPYAYKEGDELKGVAVEIAKAAFANMGVDEVRGEIAEWKQLIPGVKTGKFDVITAAMAILPNRCEQVDFAMPGIKYGEGMVVEKGNPQGLTSYADIASNEDVTVAVMSGATEVDFLKSAGVSEGQIETYPDIAATLDAVKTGRAQATTATELTVKKAMKSTGGDSLEYVEDFQQPDVDGVPSYGAAAFEQDADDLREAYNEELAKMKESGELAEIVNSVEFFGDGNLITEDITVEELCKG
- a CDS encoding NAD(P)H-dependent oxidoreductase; translated protein: MNILIINGHEHYNHSKGDLNQTLFNYMVEKLKQKYEIQTTVIQEGYNVKKEQGKVKWADIVIYQTPIYCYSVPALFKKYFDTVHEYGVFFEGNQGDYGTGGLLDGKRYMFSTTWNAPRSAFNDPSKFFEGRNVEEILFHLHLIHKYTGMKSIETFACFNVKKAPDLEQYKKELDSHINRFIPEIT